A stretch of DNA from Sylvia atricapilla isolate bSylAtr1 chromosome 3, bSylAtr1.pri, whole genome shotgun sequence:
CCCccttaaaaataatatgattTGTCTAATTTTTTATCTCTTAAAATAGGTAGTCTAGCATGGAACACAACAGCAACATGGAACTCaacaaacaatgaaaatgaGCTGTCCTATTATACCTGTAAACATTATGGAGGTACCATGCATCAGGATCTGCTCTCTTAGTACATCATAAATTGCACTTCAGAGTTCCTTATCAAAACACTGCCACTTTCCACAGACATCTACCTAGTTCCAGTTTCATTCTCTTTAGCACTCTGGTGTATCCCAGGCtgtctaatctaaatctctctgATGAAAACCTGTTTCAAGGTTCTAACTGCAACAGATAGGAAGAAAAGACAATATTCTGCTCCTTAGCTGCATCTTTTACATGCCTGAAAACCATGAGTAAAACCTATACTCTGTCTCCACTTTCTAAGCTACACACAACAATTCAGTTATTCCTAGTAAATAGGTCCTACCTAGATGCGTTCACTTACTTTGGTCCCCAGGATTTTCTCCAATAAATCTGCATGTGTTTAAAGTGTGTCACCTTATTATCAAATCCTGAGAGGAATGTAATTGAACAAAATTATCAGGTTTTTGTTCTTGTGAGCTATACCCTTGTTAGTGTTTCCTGATCTGCCTCTTCTATGCAGTTGCTGAGCTGGTGAAATGAACACAACTGACTCGTCTCCAAATAAGCACAAACTGAGGCTCTTCACATCCTTGTCTAGTGTAGCGTCCTGCATTTACTCTTATTCAAGTGGGTATTTTTTCCTGGAGGCCccaccctggaagtgttcaagtcCAGGTTGAACGGGGCTCCAAGAACACCTCttctagtggaaagtgtccgtgcccatggcaaggggtttggaactagatgactATTAAGATTCCTttaactcaaaccattccatggttcaATGATTTCATGACCCTGGAAAATCATCAGGAGTGTATGCAAAATTACAAatgccttctttttttaacactgCACATATTTATATTATCTAACTAATGATGCTCTAGATATTGACATCAGACCTGTAGAAGACAGAAGAGGATTTTCATCAACACTTGAAGATGAAATGTTAATGATACAACAGTcaatattaattaatttcagcTGAGCAGAGTGAAGTAATTAACTTTTGCTTGTTGTCTTTCTAAGGAATATGCATGAAAACTTagttggggaaaaaagcaactTTAAAATTCATAACTGCTTatgttgaaataatttttatgctttCCCACGGAGTTGgagttactttatttttattatatacaATATATTTAGGAAAAGGTGTTAAACAATATTGACCAAAATTTGGGACCCACTAGCTTCAGGCTCCATCTGAGAactttttagttaaaaaaaaaaattcatttgccagaaacatgaaatgtttccatttaaTCATACAGTCAATGTCTTTTCAGAGTATTTGAGTCATTAAGGACTGTTAGAAAATGCatgtagatttattttattggtttactagttttattttgttttactagtttatttattttgttagttTTACTAGTTTTATTTAGTTTACAGTCTTGCTATAACTGTTTATAACTTGTAGAACATCAGTTCTAGACACCTGACGGTTTTTTGGTTTATAAATTATGGCTTTCTGTCAATCTAGTCAGGTAGATGGACATATACAGCAAGAAGTTTAGGTAAGATGTTATTTTGTCAATGTTGTGATAAGAAAAGATATGAATAATGTATGTAGTATATATAATAAACTTCATGTTTATTAAATTCAGTTATAGAAGTCCATTATATCttatctttttaaaagtgaatgTATACAGTGGCAGATAATTATAAATCcgagacaaatgaaaaaatgtctTATAAGCCCACACCAACAAATAGCTATTAATCTGTGTGACTGCTGTGACTAACTATTAAGTATGGTAAGTAAGCTCTCTAAGCAAGGGAATAATTTTCATGTGTATCTTCTGCCAAGAGCTTGTGAAAATGGTATGTAactggaaagagaagagagaaaacagatttcCAGAGCCCCTGAAGGATTGATTGGGcagcaaaagagaagaaatttttttcaggatgGGAAGTTCTGTTTAAATGCAAGACTAGATCTGGCCAATGCAAATTAgccagcagcaaagaaaaatagtcCCCTATATGCCCCAAAATTGGGTatctaaaaatatattgtgTGAATAAGAGAGAGATTCAAACCCACCCACCAATCATAGATGGAAACAAGGGAGTTCACCATGTTTCTTtggattatttatttcctcttgcTACCTGAGTATAAAATGAGTCCTTTGGAATCACACAAGAAGCTTTAGCATACCAGGTGCTACATTTCAAGTACAATACTTCGTAGGGGAAGAACGGAAGATCCATCAGTAGGCAAGCAGCACATTCCTGTCCATACCTTCCTAATCCTGTGAGTTGGCAGAGGCATTGACTGAATCTTGTTTTTATTCCACTGATGACCAAACCCTTTCACTCACAAATTCCTACACATAGATCAAAATATTGTGACAAGATAAAGAAGACCAGAAATCACTGTTAATGTGGAGGTGGTGTgggaaacaaatgttttctttaatgataaaagatgacagcagcagcaagaacaaaGAGCAAACCTAAACCCCACTTCCTACTATtcctaaaaaattatttttgcttacaCCAGCTGCCATTTCTGATTTTAGGATTGGGTCTTTTGTCCTTCTATTTTAACCATGGTTTTTCAGTCTCTGAATTTGCATCTTCACTCTTTCTGGTTTCAACCTACTCTTTCTGCTCCCCTCCTCTCAGTCATCTACTGCATGCTTGACAAAACCAAGTTTCCCAATAAACTATAGTTTAAGCTCTAAGTTCTCTGgcttttttgcccttttttcccttatttgACATTTAAATATGAATTAACCCATTTACCATCAAAACAGATATAAAGCTAGATCATTTTTTATTGCACAGTGGCCTGACCCTGCTGCCTTTCTATGAATTATTCCCTCTTCATGTCACcatttgatttcttttagtATCTTTATTAACTATAATTCTTGAAAACTCCATTCAGCAGCAGAATTCATGATGTAAAGATCATTATATAGTCTGtcctgtctttttttatttatgcccATTATGATACTGCTTCCTGCCTCTCAGGTTTTACAGCCTCAGTCCTTTGCCCCTCTCTCTACAATGTTCATTGTTCTAGTTCATGCTTTAAATCAAACTCATATTCTTTTGGTTTAGAAACCCATCAGTTACTGAATAGGCTGGAACAAATCCCATAACCATGAAactctctgccttccccagctctaAACCCCACCCCTCCTCACTGTCCCCACCACTCCCACTTTTCTGCATCTTATACAGTCCTGTTACAGTTGTGTAGTTGCTCTTCTCCATTTcaccttctcttttcttcttttcagcagCAGGTCTGCCCAAAAAGTTGCCTGTTTTCTAAAAGccagttaattttatttcatgacTATATCAGCCTTGTGCTGCCATGAATGTACATTGGCAATTAAGTGTAATTACCATGTATATACAAAGGAGAGGGGGGAATCTCAaagcatttaaacatttttaaatatatgtactAATTTCAAGAATCCTAGCCATTCACAGTATGCATTTACACAGCACCACTACAGAAGAGTGTTCCTCCTAAATAAAATATCCCAGGCATTTATTCCTTTCACTATCCATTTCTTCAGTTTCTAACTCATAATGTTTCATGGCAACAAAGTATCGGATGAAAGTTTCACCTAATGCTTCCTTAATGCATGAATCTTCCTCAAGGGCAACCAGAGCGTCTTCTAGTTTCAGAGGGATTGACGAATGCTTCAGATCACCAGtgtgattttcttcttcaagcATATCATCATAGCTGAGTCCTCTCTTTACTCCATCTAGACCCGCAGCAATAGTAGCAGCAAGGACCAGGTAGGGGTTTGCTGCAGCAGAACTTAATTTATTCTCTAGGTAAGTGCCTTTCCCACCATGACATTTGACATTAAAGGCACAGCTGTTATCATTGTATGCCCATCTTGCATTCACAGTCTCTTTTGATTCTTTGCTGTATTTTGAGTAAGGCTTGCGGCAGTTGGTGGTCGGAGCCATCAGGCAGCTGATAGCTGCCGTGTGTGCCAGGAGACCTGACAACCAATTCTTGCCAAGCTCTGAGAGCTCCTCAACTCCATAACCggcagaaaacaaattcttctgGCCATTCAGATCCCACAGGCTGTGTGATAGAGCCCCTGAGTTGTAGAATCCTGACTCTGAGAAAAAGCTGGCCACGTAGTTATACTTCTTAGCCACTTCTTTAAGGCCTGTTCTAAACGTGAAGGCACTGTCAGCTGCATCGAGGCCAAACGCTGGATGAAAAGTGATCTCCATTTGCCCGGGCCcagtggaagaagaaaagctttcaaTGTTGGCACCAGCATAATACATTCCTTCAATGAGCTCCTGAATGAAAGTCTGGTCATGGTTATTTAGTATTGTGGCTGCAGGAAAGGATATTGTCTTTGAATTTACAACCTCAGTAATGCCATAAATACAAAATTCATAAGTGAATGCAGAGTGCAAAGAAAAGCCATTGTCCTGAAGCTGGCTCAGCTGTTTCTTGGCAATGTGCCTTGGGGAGGTCATTAGAGGAGTGCCCAGCACGGTGAAGGAATCACATATCACTCTTGCAGTCTGCTCAGTCCAGGGTAGTATTCGAAACGTTGATAAATCAGGGTTCAGAATTATGTCACAATTGAAATTGGTTGCATTTATGTAATCTAATTCATTATCTTTAGGATTCAGCGTCAGTTCAAGGTAACTTCTGGGCATGGCAATACCATGAATTGCTTTTTCCtaaacacagagcaaaataaCATATTACCAAACCAGAAAAGAGCTCAGTggtaattttatatatataaaagatgTAAAATTCAGATTCTTAGGTAGAACAATGATATTTTCGTAAAAGAACACTAAAATGCACTGGTCACTGACGTGAAGGGTAAGAGCCAGTTACTGTGTCTTTATAAAGCAGAACAACTTTCTGTGAGATTGGTATGAAAACTTTGACATCAAttataatgttttaaatttccataaagaacaaaaaaaattgctttacaCTTTTCTTGCATCGTGTTTATATAATTATGGGTATCACCAGTTAGGTGCACACTTTGCAAGGCAGAATTTTAGCTATAGTCAGTCTATTTACCTTCCATAACCTCTGACCGTTTTGTTTACATAGACCCAAGTGACCACACCAGACTCATATAGTCAATTCAGGCTGTTacctttctttaaatactgttttccaGATGCAGcatataacagaaaaatatcactTTCTAGACTTCAAAAGTTTGGGGTAAACTGCAGGGAAGCTCTTCCAAGCGAGAAAATCCCATAATTGTACTTTCTTCTCCGTTTGAACAGAAAGCTTCAactgatgaaaattaaatgcagataACACCCCAATGAAGGATTATCTACCTTCAATAAAGCACTTTTACAACTTACTTTATGATCCAACATTTTCCTGATGACAGCTGCAGTTAGGCCAAATTCTATCAAGTGGAATTTGGCtcatgtttacattcttctaagggaaaaaattgccatttgtgtgagcagaggagttaggaaaaaaaccaaaaagggcAAGCTCAGAGCTGAAAATAGCCAATTCTGCATATCCAGATGGAAACTGCATATGGTAGCTTCTCTTAATATGACTGACAATGAATGAAATCTGTCTTTTAAGGAGGTGGTACTTAACAGTATCAATGTGTGACACCCATAACCAATACTACACACTCTGGTGAACTCTGCTCCAGGATGTCTAAGCTGTCCATTTGGCACTGAAAAAGGGTCAAAGGTGACTACCCTATTGTAGTACCTCTCCCTCCTTGAACACTGCTATCTAAAATATCCTACTtccaaatttgatttttatttcctaggTTGTTACTATGGCAAATATTGCTGTTAAATCATTGTGCAACTCAGTGATATTTTCCTATCTTGTTGATAATTATGAAATTTCTCTTAACTAAAAtgattttaagtaattttatttttttcagcgtttaatcctttctttttttgccatgtAGAGATGTTCCATAAACTAAAATTTTTATAATGTGTTGAATCTGAAAAGATGTTTCTGAGGGAAGAGATTATTAGAACTTCAAAGAACTGAAATTATTAGCCTTATCCAATTAGATTACTatttggaggaaaagagaaataaatgattGCAGTGATGAAAGAAGTCTAGATCCTTTGGGAACATGAGCAAGGGGAGGGACCAAATAATTTGTTCTAAGTTGGAGTTGCTGCCTgcaatatgaaaaaatataatttaaaaatggggGCATGAAAACATATAAAGATACAACTAGAAACCAAAAAACTTACTTGAAAAAATCGAGAAGGAACATTCTTTGATCTTGACACACCATGGAGGTCTATTGATTCAAATCTGACAAACTGCACGTTGTCCCTGGCCATCTGCTGCTTAATAAATTCAATATGAGAGAACAGGTAAAGGAGATCTGAGTTTCCAAGGCCGTTTACATCAGGGTCTCTGTTGAATGCTAGAAGTGAAGAGGAATGTTCATGTCAAACTAAATAATGAGTACTGGAATAAGGCTGTTCTCCTAAAAAGTGTAATAGTAGGAAATTGTGACATAGGGTGCAAaaacagaaatgacaaaaagaTATGGATCATGAATTTTGCAAATAAacacacatattttttttcctgacatcctgtataaaattcctttttttttggaatGGTCtgtaatttaaactttttttcaagTTAAGAAGTGAACACATGGTAAACCCAGGAATTCATGAGGTTTGTTGAGTATTTTTAGGAGCAAAAGCAGTAACAGGATACCTATTTCCCACTGAAAAGTGACAGAATACAGGTGCTGTTTCTTCAATGACTTTGTAAAGTATGTTGTTACACAAACATACTAAAAAGGGCACTTGTCTTCTACTAAACCTTTCTCCACGCCTCTAGAGGAGGATCACTGCcttctccagcacaggcagtgacTTTTAAGGCAAATTTATGCATTTATGCCTTTTCTGTTATGGAGTCATCATCTGTATTGCAGAAGCTGTAGGGCTCTATAAACTCCTTGGCATGAAGGCAATAATACCTGAATATAACTTCTATAATGGAACAGAGAGACGGGCACAGTAATTTCCTTTCACCAATCTCAATCTCTCagcctgcttttcttttgaatatcTATGTATTGATCTTATTCAAGTTAAACTACGTAAGGTATAAGCTTCCACTTAGCAcaataaacttaaaaaaaaaagaccaaaattttatattaacaggcaaaaaatgggaaaaaatatatttattttcacatttctgggAGAAAATTCTTCCATTCTTCCTGAGGATGTACACAgatttttgcaaatgttttaaatCCACAGTGGAAGTCATCAATAGCAATCATTCACCACCAGCCTTTCAAGTGGAAGTTTAAAGATTCATGCTGAGGCACTCTGAAGGTTGGTTGGAGCAATCCTAATCTCCCCAGTAGCAAATTACCCAAACTAGAGATCTCCTCTAGCAGTAGCCAGCAGGCATGAACACAGCTTTTTGACCTCTCCTTTGGGACAAGGACTGCTAAGAAGGTTCACCAGCTGGCCCAGCACCAGGGTGTCAGATTATTTCCTAAGAGGGCCACAAATTCATCTGTAGTCATAGACGTCTCAGAACCTTTGAGCTGGAGCATCCTCCAGCTTAGATGGCAAGGAGGATACTTTAGGTCAGTCAAGTGTGAAAAAGTTAAGAAATAGTAGTGCTATATGAGGAATGGCAGCCGaaagcacagaacaaaattTAAGTAAATAGGAGGACAGAGTGAAAAttgaatagaaagaaaataattttgtcacaTCCACTTCTCCTCATGAAatctttctctttgttctgtttCAGCTCTAAGTTCCTTATAGAtacagttttttccttttcccagggtCTTCTATAAACATTGGGACAATATGACCTTTAAAAGAAGAGTATTAAATAAGGAAACCctgtttaaatgttttgtgTGGCACTCATTCTGTGACAGATGCTGCCAAAACACAAGAGTGGGTGGGGAGGACTGGCCTTGTCTTGCCTGTGCCACCAAGTGTGTCATTTGAATACCACTTCAGTCATCCTGTAATATTGCTTTACAACATAAGAGTTTACTGGCATTTACCAGATTTAACTTTTTTATGTACATGACCATTACTTAGAAGTTTATTAACAGGTATAAACTGCGGCTGTTCAATAGATTAACAAAACTTTAAAGATTCTGAAAATCTTCCTACAGTTTATGTCACGGGAAGTTTTTTTAACTCCACAGACAGAAATCTGAGGCTTTAACCTTTAAAGCAGAGCTGAATGCCTTATTTTATACATCTTTAATTTCCTTGGCAAAGATGGTAAACATTTCCTGTCAGCCTCCTGTCACATTCAGATTTTTATGTCTCTGTATTGTTCAAAGTAAGGCTTGGCTGACAACCCTTGACATCAGTCAACTTTTGATGTAAATTTTGCAAGTATTCTTAAAATGTCCTGAAATACTAAATTTTCATCtactgaatatttttcaggtaaaaatacataaatcatgaaaaaaagcaactttATTTCTGATCCaattaattctttaaaacagTATTCCtgagatatatagatatataaatcAGTAACTaggaaaaacacaaatgttATGTGCATTCATATCATTGAtgtgtaaattaatttttaaaatccagctACCAATATACTTAATTTAAACATCTGCCAATGGCAGGGGATTTTccaaattttatatatatgtgttgTCTTTGAGATAAAGTTATTTGAATAAATACATAATTCCATTATGTGAACAcattaacagaaaattaataaacatAGACTGTTTCTAAAGaacactaaaaaagaaaaattaattactaaaGAACCAAGAATTTATCTTCTCCAGTTGTATTTTTATGATCAAAGATGcatctttttaaattatgagaATAAATTGAATGTATTAGTCTAGTATTAGTCTAGAATTAATCAATATACCAGTGTAGACACCCTGCTAGTCAGAAGACACTTATTCATCTACAAGAGCCTTTTTCCAAAATCTCTTAGAATCAACAGAAACAGTCATGCAGCCTTCACATACTTTATAAAGTTCATCTTTTATGTAATTTGCAGATTAGCTTTCTCCTTGAAATTATGTTTCTGTAAATCTTAAGATACATAATAATGTCAACTCTGGTTGATTTTGGAAATGTGAGAGGGGATTTGTTTCTTAAGTAATAATTAGTGAATAACTACTAACTGCTCACTTTTCTACTGCATAGGacctaaaatatattttcttggtAGCCATTAAATAAATCACTCTCAAACTACATCCATGATGCCAATAATTATTAAAGTTTGGAAAAGTATATTAATtgcacaaaactgaaaatattaccAATAGTggtaaaattattattattattattattattattattattattgttattattgttattattgttatttaaaacagaagaacGGTGCCATTCTTAGATTATTAATATTGAAATTATCCAGATTGCTAAGAGCAGCTAGGGCAAATAGTTGACATCAGCTTTCCCTTCTCAGCAACAGTGCCATAACAGACAAAAGTACATGTCCCAGATCAATCTCTTGTTTTCAACTTGTTCAAGGCACCCTTTCCCGTGGTCTCTTATTAAACCACACCACAACTAAATTAAGCAGTTTCTAAGTTCCAGAAGAGGTTACTTCCACCAGCAATGAGTCTCACAGGGCAATCACACAATTACACTCTTCTAAATCCTGTAGAAATTCCTGTCAGAACCAGTTTAAACGTATCTATTCTTTCTTACGATACTCTGGTTTGTACATTTAAGAACAACCAGTTTACATATTTTGCACAGCATGTTATTTACTGTTCTCACTTTTGCCTTCAATTATTAACTGCCTTTATTTATCAAACCTTATATGACAGCTTTTCCTACACTTGATATAATTCTTATAGCTACTTTTCTATGCACATCTGTGTTTTTTTGACATGGTAAGTAGACATGAGTTGCATTTGAATTCTTTATTGATGTGAATAGTGATCAGAAGCATCTTTGGTtgaaaaaataagcaattttcatttctttctcacCTGAAAAAGTTTTGCCAAAACTGTTTACTGATTTGATGTCTGCAATAAAGTACATAAAAAGTTGTTTCCTATCTTATATTTTAATTCACCTATAATACTCTTAACAGGGGAATAAATATGCGAGCATACTAGAAAATCCTAAAGGATGGgagacagtaaaaatatttccctgatCTGTTTGACAATGAAAATTCcaattcatttatttccattaatttctttgtctCATGATGatctactttcttttttaaacttaattgCAAAGCAGACTTTTTACTGGCATAGCCATGGAGAAGTTCAGCTTTTTCTTGAGTTCTACAGCTAATTTAGACACTGAAATATATCTTCAATCAGCCATGAATTATTCTTTCCAAAGTGTATGATAACAACATGACACAGCTTCTCAGAGAAGATACATTTTCAAGagttaaatgcaaaatacatttttat
This window harbors:
- the LGSN gene encoding lengsin isoform X1: MNKKEDLTQQIPSSGNSEIGESADYSFVEKNTSESDNDEVDGNNICGFRKKKGIKGPTKYVPPLENEKMELSHTSKIPDSCPLKGTTGCSELPSEQSLQNPTAFPPVQMDRGGHNSSNSGSNGKEDRCGETRETQEYADTGKRILGKMHEETDTAAQMKLPTSVQPVRGAEKGGCVEAVQREKDSEHARGKPEERGGMEEKVVKFHVTKMGSLGSAASVPGSRTAESFKGAPGISKGSLQDLKSLLSQGHLPSHGPIFCGKAGGTLVQKKLKPREKAADKQGQPFETFGPHFGEEKQKYLSFHKEGMGQQSKTVLVLSSAGSDQQHPVGSNVDHLILGLPAAPTPAESTAPEVQFDSSTGLDAFNRDPDVNGLGNSDLLYLFSHIEFIKQQMARDNVQFVRFESIDLHGVSRSKNVPSRFFQEKAIHGIAMPRSYLELTLNPKDNELDYINATNFNCDIILNPDLSTFRILPWTEQTARVICDSFTVLGTPLMTSPRHIAKKQLSQLQDNGFSLHSAFTYEFCIYGITEVVNSKTISFPAATILNNHDQTFIQELIEGMYYAGANIESFSSSTGPGQMEITFHPAFGLDAADSAFTFRTGLKEVAKKYNYVASFFSESGFYNSGALSHSLWDLNGQKNLFSAGYGVEELSELGKNWLSGLLAHTAAISCLMAPTTNCRKPYSKYSKESKETVNARWAYNDNSCAFNVKCHGGKGTYLENKLSSAAANPYLVLAATIAAGLDGVKRGLSYDDMLEEENHTGDLKHSSIPLKLEDALVALEEDSCIKEALGETFIRYFVAMKHYELETEEMDSERNKCLGYFI
- the LGSN gene encoding lengsin isoform X2; translation: MNKKEDLTQQNTSESDNDEVDGNNICGFRKKKGIKGPTKYVPPLENEKMELSHTSKIPDSCPLKGTTGCSELPSEQSLQNPTAFPPVQMDRGGHNSSNSGSNGKEDRCGETRETQEYADTGKRILGKMHEETDTAAQMKLPTSVQPVRGAEKGGCVEAVQREKDSEHARGKPEERGGMEEKVVKFHVTKMGSLGSAASVPGSRTAESFKGAPGISKGSLQDLKSLLSQGHLPSHGPIFCGKAGGTLVQKKLKPREKAADKQGQPFETFGPHFGEEKQKYLSFHKEGMGQQSKTVLVLSSAGSDQQHPVGSNVDHLILGLPAAPTPAESTAPEVQFDSSTGLDAFNRDPDVNGLGNSDLLYLFSHIEFIKQQMARDNVQFVRFESIDLHGVSRSKNVPSRFFQEKAIHGIAMPRSYLELTLNPKDNELDYINATNFNCDIILNPDLSTFRILPWTEQTARVICDSFTVLGTPLMTSPRHIAKKQLSQLQDNGFSLHSAFTYEFCIYGITEVVNSKTISFPAATILNNHDQTFIQELIEGMYYAGANIESFSSSTGPGQMEITFHPAFGLDAADSAFTFRTGLKEVAKKYNYVASFFSESGFYNSGALSHSLWDLNGQKNLFSAGYGVEELSELGKNWLSGLLAHTAAISCLMAPTTNCRKPYSKYSKESKETVNARWAYNDNSCAFNVKCHGGKGTYLENKLSSAAANPYLVLAATIAAGLDGVKRGLSYDDMLEEENHTGDLKHSSIPLKLEDALVALEEDSCIKEALGETFIRYFVAMKHYELETEEMDSERNKCLGYFI